A window of Trichomycterus rosablanca isolate fTriRos1 chromosome 5, fTriRos1.hap1, whole genome shotgun sequence contains these coding sequences:
- the zgc:153642 gene encoding LOW QUALITY PROTEIN: GTPase IMAP family member 9 (The sequence of the model RefSeq protein was modified relative to this genomic sequence to represent the inferred CDS: inserted 1 base in 1 codon) produces MGKLLSFTYLGLEPWRFVLLGKTRVGKSATGNTILGEKLFKSEVRASSVTAHCNIQERKINKKXITVMDTPGLFDTKMFHEKIKDEILRGLQLIASGPHAFILVIDTRRFTEEERNIVKYFQEVFGEEVHKYMIVLFTRGDDLEHEDKTIETFIREAGPEVQQLISACGGRYHVFNNRCPDNRTQVDTLLEKVNQMQKKNNHQYYTYDLFNMAMEINYQKKRTNKQKQKITELEAKVSELIKNSSNESCNIL; encoded by the exons ATGGGAAAACTCCTTAGCTTTACTTACCTGG GTTTGGAACCATGGCGCTTTGTGCTACTGGGCAAGACTAGAGTTGGCAAAAGTGCCACAGGAAACACCATTCTGGGTGAGAAGCTGTTTAAGTCAGAAgttagagcctcatctgtaactGCTCACTGCAACAttcaagaaagaaaaataaataaaa agatcacagtcatggacacccCTGGTTTATTTGACACAAAAATGTTTCATGAGAAAATCAAAGATGAGATTTTGCGTGGTCTGCAGCTAATCGCTTCTGGTCCTCACGCCTTCATTCTGGTGATCGATACGAGGCGCTTTACCGAAGAGGAAAGAAACATAGTCAAGTACTTTCAGGAAGTCTTTGGTGAGGAAGTGCACAAGTACATGATTGTGTTGTTCACACGGGGAGATGATCTGGAGCATGAAGATAAAACCATAGAAACCTTCATCAGGGAAGCTGGACCTGAAGTTCAGCAGCTAATATCTGCATGTGGAGGGCGCTATCATGTGTTTAACAACAGATGCCCAGACAATCGCACTCAGGTGGACACCCTCCTAGAGAAGGTTAACCAGatgcagaaaaaaaataatcatcAGTACTACACTTATGACCTGTTTAACATGGCCATGGAAATTAATTATCAGAAAAAACGAACTAATAAACAGAAGCAAAAAATCACTGAACTTGAGGCTAAAGTGTCTGAGCTGATAAAGAACAGCAGTAATGAGAGTTGTAACATACTGTAG
- the LOC134315323 gene encoding serine protease HTRA3-like — protein MHAPVFFTLFALLAHGFTGAEARAPCSPRCDTARCAPCAPGEMGSPCGRKRDPVCAPGLECVRTGGKKSWKGTCRCKSGSPVCGSDGKIYTSLCRMEAASLRAQQKGFGTITVAHEYRCAHTVSGPAHPNSPRYKFNFIADVVEKIAPAVVHIELFVSHPLFGQHVPLSSGSGFIVKESGVIVTNAHVVTSNAGTASRQQLRVQLHDGKTYEAAITDIDNKADIATIKVNPQKKLPVLPLGRSVNLRPGEFVVAIGSPFALQNTVTTGIVSTAQRDGKELGIQDSDMDYIQTDAIINYGNSGGPLVNLDGEVIGINTLKVTAGISFAIPSDRILRFLEESYNKQYKDKHRLVTLQFTPSQTGVPESEVKSTRKRFLGIRMITITKDLVKELKQLDPSFPDIISGVLIHQVIPDSPAHNGGLEIGDVIVKLNGRPSLSTDDVQSALRGDASLLLEVQRGHNSLLFSIEPDVIMH, from the exons ATGCACGCGCCTGTATTTTTCACCCTCTTTGCACTTTTGGCGCACGGTTTTACCGGAGCTGAGGCGCGCGCTCCGTGTTCCCCCAGGTGTGACACGGCCAGGTGCGCACCGTGTGCACCGGGAGAGATGGGCTCACCGTGCGGCCGCAAACGCGACCCTGTGTGCGCCCCCGGGCTGGAGTGTGTGCGCACCGGGGGGAAGAAGTCCTGGAAGGGAACGTGCAGGTGTAAGAGCGGCTCTCCGGTGTGCGGCAGTGACGGGAAGATCTACACCAGCCTGTGCAGGATGGAGGCGGCCAGTCTCAGGGCGCAGCAGAAAGGATTCGGTACCATCACGGTGGCGCACGAGTACCGGTGCGCACATACAGTCTCAG GTCCCGCCCACCCTAACAGTCCCAGGTACAAGTTTAACTTCATCGCTGATGTTGTGGAGAAAATCGCTCCCGCTGTGGTTCATATCGAGCTCTTCGTCAG CCATCCGCTGTTTGGTCAGCACGTACCGTTGTCCAGCGGTTCCGGGTTTATCGTGAAGGAATCCGGCGTGATCGTGACCAACGCTCACGTGGTGACCAGTAACGCCGGCACGGCGAGTCGACAGCAGCTTCGCGTGCAGCTACACGATGGCAAAACGTACGAGGCCGCCATAACGGACATAGACAATAAAGCCGATATCGCCACCATCAAGGTCAACCCACAG AAAAAGCTGCCGGTGCTTCCTCTGGGACGGTCAGTTAACCTGCGCCCGGGGGAGTTTGTGGTGGCCATCGGCAGCCCCTTCGCCCTGCAGAACACGGTGACCACTGGCATCGTGAGCACGGCACAGAGAGACGGCAAGGAGCTCGGTATCCAAGACTCGGACATGGATTATATCCAGACAGACGCCATCATTAAC TATGGAAACTCTGGGGGGCCTCTTGTTAACCTC GATGGCGAGGTGATTGGCATCAACACACTGAAGGTTACAGCGGGCATCTCCTTTGCCATTCCGTCAGACCGCATCCTTCGATTTCTAGAAGAGTCTTACAACAAGCAGTACAAAG ATAAACACAGACTGGTGACGCTGCAGTTTACACCATCTCAGACTGGCGTACCTGAGTCAG aagtaaaaagcACCAGGAAAAGGTTTCTTGGAATCAGAATGATCACCATCACAAAGGA tctgGTTAAAGAGCTGAAGCAGCTCGATCCCTCGTTCCCAGACATCATCAGCGGGGTTCTTATTCACCAGGTCATTCCAGATTCACCCGCCCATAA cgGCGGACTGGAGATAGGCGATGTTATCGTGAAGCTAAACGGCCGGCCGTCACTCAGCACAGACGACGTCCAGTCGGCACTTAGAGGAGACGCCTCCCTTCTCTTAGAGGTTCAGCGCGGCCATAATAGTTTACTATTCAGCATCGAACCTGACGTTatcatgcattaa